The following are encoded together in the Hoplias malabaricus isolate fHopMal1 chromosome 3, fHopMal1.hap1, whole genome shotgun sequence genome:
- the slc16a5a gene encoding monocarboxylate transporter 6, producing the protein MTPQQQQSGETCDREVEDGDKGEADAPLAQAHPVAITAPDGGWGWVVLLASIMVLALTLAFPSCMGIFYTDLQKQFDASNSVTSWVPSIMTSVLHAGGPLCGVLTERFGCRATVMLGGVLSGLGMAASAFSNSIVELYITAGLITGLGFCFSFQPAVTILGHYFVRRRVFANAMSSTGTALGLSTLPMLSHYLHTELGWRGSFLVLGGILLNCCVCGAVMRPLGPPKPRRKKQISNGIEEEGLKGHMWMVWKSLLSSFSRHMAFDQFCNNTRFRVFSLGITLMMLGFVVPLIFLVPYATDNGIDQKNAAFLLNVLGFVNIIIRPPIGLLFNLSWFKGRHIYIFSAALLLNGLSNSICCIRPSFLVLLIYMLSYGLTMSVVGTLMFTVLMDIVDMSRFPSALGLLAIMESVTLLIGPPLAGSLVDKTGEYTYVFIASTITVASSALYLLLSFYWLDRRDAARKEPSPLPGSAAIQSPDCQYIRVSAGGANKRTTVKTERVSCV; encoded by the exons ATGACgccacagcagcagcagtcaGGAGAAACCTGTGACAGAGAGGTTGAGGATGGGGATAAAGGAGAAGCAGATGCACCATTGGCTCAAGCACATCCAGTGGCCATTACTGCACCAGATGGAGGCTGGGGCTGGGTAGTCCTGCTGGCCTCCATAATGGTCCTAGCCCTCACACTGGCATTCCCTTCCTGTATGGGCATCTTCTACACAGATCTTCAAAAacaatttgatgccagcaacagtGTAACATCATGGGTGCCATCTATAATGACATCAGTCCTACATGCTGGAG GTCCACTGTGCGGTGTGTTAACAGAGCGATTTGGTTGTCGAGCAACCGTAATGTTGGGAGGAGTCTTAAGTGGGTTGGGAATGGCAGCCAGTGCCTTTTCAAATTCCATTGTTGAGCTTTACATCACTGCAGGGCTTATTACGG GCCTCGGATTTTGCTTCAGCTTCCAGCCTGCTGTGACTATCCTGGGTCATTACTTTGTGCGTCGTCGTGTCTTTGCCAATGCAATGTCCTCTACAGGCACAGCTCTCGGCCTGTCCACACTGCCTATGCTGAGTCATTATCTGCACACTGAGCTGGGCTGGAGGGGCAGTTTCCTTGTACTAGGTGGTATTCTGCttaactgctgtgtctgtggaGCTGTTATGAGGCCTCTGGGCCCACCAAAACCCAGAAGAAAGAAGCAAATAAGCAATGGCATAGAAGAGGAGGGCTTGAAAGGACATATGTGGATGGTATGGAAGAGTTTGTTATCTTCTTTCAGTCGGCACATGGCCTTTGATCAGTTCTGCAACAACACGCGCTTTCGTGTCTTCTCACTTGGCATCACCTTGATGATGCTGGGGTTTGTAGTGCCTCTGATATTCCTTGTTCCTTATGCCACAGATAACGGCATAGATCAGAAAAATGCTGCATTCCTGCTCAATGTCTTGGGCTTTGTCAACATCATTATACGGCCTCCCATAGGATTGCTCTTTAACTTGTCCTGGTTCAAGGGCCGccacatttacatattttccGCAGCCCTTTTGCTGAATGGACTGAGTAACAGCATCTGCTGCATCAGGCCCAGTTTTTTAGTGCTTTTGATTTATATGCTGAGTTATGGACTGACGATGAGCGTGGTGGGCACACTGATGTTCACCGTGCTGATGGACATAGTGGACATGAGCCGCTTCCCCTCTGCACTTGGTCTGCTGGCTATCATGGAGAGTGTAACATTGCTGATTGGACCACCCCTTGCAG gtaGCCTAGTGGACAAAACTGGAGAGTACACATATGTGTTCATTGCCTCCACTATCACAGTGGCCTCATCAGCTTTGTATCTTTTACTGTCCTTTTATTGGCTGGACCGTCGTGATGCAGCCCGGAAGGAGCCATCACCTTTGCCAGGGTCAGCAGCTATTCAATCTCCAGACTGCCAGTATATCAGAGTGTCTGCAGGTGGAGCGAACAAACGCACTACTGTAAAAACAGAGCGTGTCTCATGTGTATGA